Proteins from a genomic interval of Callospermophilus lateralis isolate mCalLat2 chromosome 1, mCalLat2.hap1, whole genome shotgun sequence:
- the Myo1f gene encoding unconventional myosin-If yields the protein MGSKERFHWQSHNVKQSGVDDMVLLPQITEDAIVGNLRKRFMDDYIFTYIGSVLISVNPFKQMPYFTDREIDLYQGAAQYENPPHIYALTDNMYRNMLIDCENQCVIISGESGAGKTVAAKYIMGYISKVSGGGEKVQHVKDIILQSNPLLEAFGNAKTVRNNNSSRFGKYFEIQFSRGGEPDGGKISNFLLEKSRVVMQNENERNFHIYYQLLEGASQEQRQNLGLMTPDYYYYLNQSDTYKVDGTDDRSDFSETLSAMQVIGIPPSVQQLVLQLVAGILHLGNISFCEEGNYARVESADLLAFPAYLLGIDSGRLQEKLTSRKMDSRWGGRSESINVTLNVEQAAYTRDALAKGLYARLFDFLVEAINRAMQKPQEEYSIGVLDIYGFEIFQKNGFEQFCINFVNEKLQQIFIELTLKAEQEEYVQEGIRWTPIEYFNNKVVCDLIENKLSPPGIMSVLDDVCATMHATGGGADQTLLQKLQAAVGTHEHFNSWSAGFVIHHYAGKVSYDVSGFCERNRDVLFSDLIELMQTSEQAFLRMLFPEKLDVDKKGRPSTAGSKIKKQANDLVATLKRCTPHYIRCIKPNETKRPRDWEESRTCPAFPTPSSPQLQGLRLPSPQGQAPGGVPGPAGEHPGAQGRLRLPPPVLQVPAEPSASRYAILTPETWPRWRGDERQGVQHLLRAVNMEPDQYQMGSTKVFVKNPESLFLLEEMRERKFDGFARTIQKAWRRHVAVRKYQEMREEASNILLNKKERRRNSINRNFVGDYLGLEERPELRQFLGKRERVDFADSVTKYDRRFKPIKRDLILTPKCVYVIGREKVKKGPEKGQVREVLKKKLEIQALRGVSLSTRQDDFFILQEDAADSFLESVFKTEFVSLLCKRFEEAARRPLPLTFSDTLQFRVKKEGWGGGSTRSVTFSRGSGDIAVLKAGGKTLTVSVGDGLPKSSKPTRKGMAQGRPRRSAPAPTRAAPGAPRGLDPNGVPPSARGGPLPLEITSGGGSQRPPRGPPSSTLGSSRRPRARPPSEHNTEFLNVPDQGVAGMQRKRSVGQRPVPGVGRPKPQPRVHGPRCRALYQYIGQDVDELSFNVNEVIEILMEDSSGWWKGRLHGQEGLFPGNYVEKI from the exons ATG GGCAGCAAGGAGCGCTTCCACTGGCAAAGCCACAACGTGAAGCAAAGCGGCGTGGACGACATGGTGCTGCTGCCCCAGATCACCGAGGACGCCATCGTGGGCAACCTGCGCAAGCGCTTCATGGACGACTACATCTTC ACCTACATCGGCTCGGTGCTCATCTCCGTAAATCCCTTCAAGCAGATGCCCTACTTCACTGACCGTGAGATCGATCTCTACCAGGGCGCG GCACAGTACGAGAACCCCCCGCACATCTACGCCCTCACAGACAACATGTACCGCAACATGCTCATCGACTGTGAGAACCAGTGCGTCATCATCAG TGGAGAGAGTGGAGCTGGGAAGACAGTGGCTGCAAAATACATCATGGGCTACATCTCCAAGGTGTCTGGCGGGGGAGAGAAGGTCCAG CACGTCAAGGACATCATCCTGCAGTCCAACCCACTGCTGGAGGCCTTTGGCAATGCCAAAACCGTGCGCAACAACAATTCCAGCCGATTT GGCAAGTACTTTGAGATCCAGTTTAGCCGTGGCGGGGAGCCAGATGGGGGCAAGATCTCCAACTTCTTGCTAGAGAAGTCCCGCGTGGTCATGCAGAATGAAAATGAGAGGAACTTTCACATCTACTACCAG CTGCTGGAAGGGGCCTCGCAGGAGCAGCGCCAGAACCTGGGGCTCATGACACCCGACTACTATTACTACCTCAACCAGTCAGACACCTACAAGGTGGATGGCACCGATGACAGGAGCGacttcagtgagaccctg AGTGCCATGCAAGTCATTGGGATCCCACCCAGCGTCCAGCAGCTGGTTCTGCAGCTGGTGGCAGGGATCCTACACCTGGGGAACATCAGTTTCTGTGAAGAGGGGAATTACGCCCGGGTGGAGAGTGCAGACC TCCTGGCCTTTCCTGCCTACCTGCTGGGCATTGACAGCGGGCGGCTGCAGGAGAAGCTGACCAGCCGCAAGATGGACAGCCGCTGGGGCGGACGCAGTGAGTCCATTAACGTGACCCTCAACGTGGAGCAGGCAGCCTACACCCGTGACGCCCTGGCCAAGGGACTCTATGCCCGCCTCTTCGACTTCCTGGTGGAG GCCATCAACCGCGCCATGCAGAAGCCCCAGGAGGAGTACAGTATCGGTGTCCTTGACATCTACGGCTTCGAGATTTTCCAG AAAAATGGTTTTGAGCAGTTCTGCATCAACTTCGTCAATGAAAAGCTGCAACAAATCTTCATCGAGCTCACCCTGAAGGCTGAGCAG GAGGAGTATGTGCAGGAGGGCATCCGCTGGACCCCCATCGAGTACTTCAATAACAAAGTCGTCTGTGACCTCATTGAAAACAAGCTG AGCCCCCCGGGCATCATGAGTGTTCTGGACGACGTGTGCGCCACCATGCACGCTACAGGCGGAGGCGCCGACCAGACGCTGCTGCAGAAGCTGCAGGCGGCCGTGGGCACCCACGAGCACTTCAACAGCTGGAGCGCGGGGTTCGTCATCCACCACTATGCCGGCAAA GTCTCCTATGACGTCAGCGGCTTCTGCGAGAGGAACCGGGATGTCCTCTTCTCTGACCTTATAGAGCTGATGCAGACCAGCGAGCA GGCCTTCCTCCGGATGCTCTTTCCTGAGAAGCTGGATGTGGACAAGAAGGGCCGTCCGAGCACTGCTGGCTCCAAGATCAAG AAACAAGCCAATGACCTGGTGGCCACACTGAAGAGGTGCACCCCCCACTACATCCGCTGCATCAAACCCAACGAGACCAAGAGGCCCCGAGACTGGGAAGAGAGCAG GACCTGCCCTGCCTTCCCCACGCCCAGCAGCCCCCAGCTGCAGGGTCTCAGGCTGCCCTCCCCACAGGGTCAAGCACCAGGTGGAGTACCTGGGCCTGCGGGAGAACATCCGGGTGCGCAGGGCCGGCTTCGCCTACCGCCGCCAGTTCTCCAAGTTCCTGCAGA ACCCTCTGCTTCCAGGTACGCCATCCTGACCCCTGAGACCTGGCCACGGTGGCGTGGGGACGAACGTCAGGGTGTCCAGCATCTGCTTCGGGCGGTCAACATGGAGCCGGACCAGTACCAGATGGGGAGCACCAAGGTCTTTGTCAAGAACCCAGAGTCG CTTTTCCTCCTGGAGGAGATGCGAGAGCGAAAGTTCGACGGCTTTGCCCGCACCATTCAGAAGGCCTGGAGGCGCCATGTGGCGGTACGAAAGTACCAGGAGATGCGGGAGGAAG CTTCCAACATCCTGCTCAACAAGAAAGAACGGAGGAGGAACAGCATTAATCGGAATTTCGTCGGGGACTACCTGGGGCTGGAGGAACGGCCAGAGCTACGTCAGTTCCTGGGCAAGAGGGAGCGTGTGGACTTTGCAGACTCGGTCACCAAGTATGACCGGCGCTTCAAG CCCATCAAGCGGGACTTGATCCTGACCCCCAAGTGTGTGTATGTGATTGGGCGAGAGAAGGTGAAGAAAGGACCAGAGAAGGGCCAAGTGCGTGAGGTCCTGAAGAAGAAGCTGGAGATTCAGGCCCTGCGGGGAGTCTCCCTCAG CACGCGACAGGACGACTTCTTCATCCTCCAAGAGGACGCGGCTGACAGCTTCCTGGAGAGCGTCTTCAAGACCGAGTTCGTCAGCCTTCTGTGCAAGCGCTTCGAGGAGGCAGCACGGAGGCCCCTGCCCCTTACCTTCAGCGACAC ACTACAGTTCCGGGTGAAGAAGGAGGGCTGGGGCGGAGGCAGCACTCGCAGCGTCACCTTTTCCCGCGGCTCAGGAGACATAGCGGTACTTAAGGCTGGCGGCAAAACCCTCACGGTCAGCGTGGGTGACGGACTGCCCAAGAGCTCCA AGCCTACGCGGAAGGGAATGGCCCAGGGAAGACCCCGAAGGTCAGCCCCGGCCCCTACCCGGGCGGCCCCTGGCGCCCCCAGAG GCCTGGACCCAAATGGTGTGCCTCCCTCTGCCAGAGGGGGGCCCCTGCCCCTGGAAATCACATCTGGAGGGGGCTCCCAGCGGCCTCCCCGGGGTCCTCCATCCTCAACCCTGGGGTCTAGCAGACGTCCCCGGGCACGGCCACCCTCAGAGCACAACACAGAATTCCTCAATGTGCCTGACCAGGGTGTGGCAGG CATGCAGAGGAAGCGCAGCGTGGGGCAGAGACCTGTGCCTGGTGTGGGCCGACCCAAGCCCCAACCACGTGTACATGGCCCAAGGTGCCGGGCACTATACCAGTACATAGGCCAAGATGTCGATGAGTTGAGCTTCAATGTGAATGAGGTCATCGAGATCCTCATGGAAG ATTCTTCAGGTTGGTGGAAGGGCCGCCTACATGGCCAGGAGGGTCTTTTCCCCGGAAACTACGTGGAGAAGATCTGA